The Ornithinimicrobium faecis region GCCGCCAACTCCGTCGTCCTCGACCTGAATGACCAGGGCGGGCGGTGTCAGGTGCTGGTGGAGGTCGAGGCGCACCGTGGCCTGCCGGGCCTGCGAGTGCTTGGCCACATTGGTGAGCAGCTCGGAGACGCAGTAGTAGCCGATCGCCTCTGTCGTGGGGTCCAGCCGGCCCACCTCGCCTGCCTCGACCGTGACCGGGACCGGGGAGCGCACGGCCAGCGCGGAGACTGCAGCATCCAGCCCGCGATCGGCCAGGATCGGCGGCGTGATGCCGCGCGCGACGTGACGCATCTCGACGATGGCCTCCTTGGAGGCCAGGTGGGCCTTGTCGAGCAGCTCTCGGGCGCCCTCGGGGTCGTGGGCCAGACGCTCGCGCGCCATGCCGAGATCCATCGCGATCGCGACCAGCCGTTGCTGTGGGCCATCGTGCAGGTCCCGCTCGATGCGCCGCCGCTCGGACTCCACCGAGTCGACGGTCTCGGTCCGGGAGGTGGTGAGGGCCTCGACCCGCTCCGACAGTTGCGCGATCTCCGCGTCCGGGTCCTCGCCGAGGGTGAGGCGAGCGATGGTGGCGTCCACCCAGGTGAGGTGGCGGGCGGCGAGCGGGAGGATCGCCAGCACGGCCAGCGCGAGGATCCAGATGGTGACTCTGGACTGGGTCGAGTCGAGCGAGAACAGGCTGAACAGGCGCAGCGTGCCCTCGGCCGGCATGCGGTCGAGATACAGCGGCATCGCCAGGACAGCGAGGCCTCCGGAGAGGGCGCCGGAGACCAGCACCCCGGAGAACAGCCCCCAGAGCACGTGCAGGGCGGCGTATGCCGCAGCCCGCCAGTGCGTCCGGGTGAACCCCAGCGCGACCATCCAGCCCTTGCTGTGTGAGGCGGGCTGCAGGGTGATCCGTCGGCCCGTGAACGCCTCGATCCTGGCGAGCTCCTCCTTGGCGAACCACCAGCCCAGCCACAGGGCAGGCACCAGCAGGAGGAGCCCGGCGCCAGCCACCACCACGAGCACCGACCCGACGAGGACGCCGACGGCGATGCCGACGGCGAGGGTGCCGGTCAGCAGGTTGAGCACGAGGAAGGCGATGTGTCGCCACCCACGCAGCCACGACTGCACCAGGGTGGGGCGGAGTGACGCCACGGCGGTAGACATGCCTCAACACTAGGGATCGCGCCGGGCGGCCGGCAGCCTGCAGACCACCGGGTCGCAGTGGGGTTACCCCCCGTGCCGATCTGGGTGTTCGCGCCAGTGTGTTGGCGAGGCTGGCTCGGGAGGCTTGAAGCATGATCCAGAACCAGACCGACGCGTTGGTGCGTCCCGCCGCTCCCGAAGGATCGGAGCACGAGGTGCCGTCCGCGACCGATGAGGTCG contains the following coding sequences:
- a CDS encoding sensor histidine kinase, translating into MSTAVASLRPTLVQSWLRGWRHIAFLVLNLLTGTLAVGIAVGVLVGSVLVVVAGAGLLLLVPALWLGWWFAKEELARIEAFTGRRITLQPASHSKGWMVALGFTRTHWRAAAYAALHVLWGLFSGVLVSGALSGGLAVLAMPLYLDRMPAEGTLRLFSLFSLDSTQSRVTIWILALAVLAILPLAARHLTWVDATIARLTLGEDPDAEIAQLSERVEALTTSRTETVDSVESERRRIERDLHDGPQQRLVAIAMDLGMARERLAHDPEGARELLDKAHLASKEAIVEMRHVARGITPPILADRGLDAAVSALAVRSPVPVTVEAGEVGRLDPTTEAIGYYCVSELLTNVAKHSQARQATVRLDLHQHLTPPALVIQVEDDGVGGADPRGGTGLVGLRQRVSSVDGTIAVRSPTGGPTAVLIHLPARPATTPEQPTSTERPTTTGQPTTTGQPTTTEQPTPEEMR